The Ornithinibacillus sp. 4-3 region GTTGGGCATTATTTAAACTCGGTTCATTAGCTGGCACAAATATGCTTTTGAAAAGAGCCGTTATTAATGAAATGGGTGGCTATGATGTATACGCGCTTGCTGAAGATGCGGAATTAACCGTTCGAATTACCGCATCAGGATATTTCCTTCCTGTTGTACCTAGTTCTCGCACTTGGGAGCAAGAACCTGAAAAATTAAAAACATTTATTAAACAAAGAACAAGATGGCTAACTGGTAATATTTATTTACTTGGGAAATCCTTACGTGAGTTTGCTCATTGGAAGGGACGTACATTCTTTCTAACTTTGCAACATGTACTGACCTATGTTGTATTTATTCTGCTATTACTTGTATCTCATACATTTTTTATTCTAAGTATATTTGGTTATGACTTACCAATTATACCAGCTCCATTATTCTTTCTTTGGTATATGAGCTATGTTGTCTATACAGCTCAATTAATTAGTTCTATCGTTGTCGATGAAACGATTACACTGAAAAATATCATCTACACATTGATTATGTACTTCACCTATGCTCAAATCTTCGTTATTCTGCTATTAAGAAGCCTGCCAATGTATATATGGAGCAGAATTACTGGAAAAGTTATTGGTTGGGATAAAACGAAACGATTTAAAGCAAAGGTTGGCGAAAATGAGGAAATTTAAATGGATAATTGGGATAATTTTAATTAGTGGAGGAATCTTTTTCATAGGTTCCCTTTTCCAAGAAAAGAAAGTGACAAATATGTCTATGAAAGAAATAATAGAGAAAAATTATATGAATAAAGAAGGATATATTCACGCACATCCTAACCAAATTGATTCTCAATATTTGTCGGAGAGTATTGGCTTGTATATGGAATATTTAGTACAGGCAAATGATGCGGAGGCATTTCAACAGGAAGTAAAGA contains the following coding sequences:
- a CDS encoding glycosyltransferase family 2 protein, with the translated sequence MMTYLLYVIMAFFWSLLLFYSVVTIGGVWFRARYKNPSKLKHYPSVAVLIPAHNEDVVIGDTMRAMANLKYKGKLDIYLLDDNSSDDTGKIVKEFSKIFSNIHYIPVPPGEPKGKSRVLNYGLSISESEYFVVYDADNQPEPDALEKLVETAETTENAAGAVGYVKTKNANTNFLTGMIALEFQVFQLLMQCGRWALFKLGSLAGTNMLLKRAVINEMGGYDVYALAEDAELTVRITASGYFLPVVPSSRTWEQEPEKLKTFIKQRTRWLTGNIYLLGKSLREFAHWKGRTFFLTLQHVLTYVVFILLLLVSHTFFILSIFGYDLPIIPAPLFFLWYMSYVVYTAQLISSIVVDETITLKNIIYTLIMYFTYAQIFVILLLRSLPMYIWSRITGKVIGWDKTKRFKAKVGENEEI